One genomic region from Mastacembelus armatus chromosome 21, fMasArm1.2, whole genome shotgun sequence encodes:
- the LOC113123162 gene encoding trace amine-associated receptor 13c-like, with protein MEVEDGAELCFPQLNTSCRKPTFMWSDVVLLQIVLYFVSVLTVALNLLIIISISHFRQLHTNTNTLLLSLAVSDFFVGLVVLPGETLRQTGCWFLGDLMCSLYKYVSFIIATTAVENIVLISVDRYVAICDPLHYPTRVTERRVKLCVCLCWLGSFFYYSLFFKDDLTEPGRYNSCYGQCVFVISYIAGIVDLVVTFITPVTVIIVLYMRVFVVAVSQARAMRSHITAVTLQRSVTVTTKSELKAARTLGGVVAVFLLCFCPYYCVSLAGDTALNGSSAAFVLYLYYFNSCLNPLIYALFYPWFRKTVKLIVTLKILQPGSREANVL; from the exons ATGGAGGTTGAGGATGGAGCAGagctctgctttccacaactcaacacctcctgcaggaagcCCACATTTATGTGGTCTGATGTTGTGCTCCTTCAGATTGTGCTGTattttgtctctgtgctcactgtggctctgaacctgctcatcatcatctcaaTCTCCCACTTCAG gcagctccacacaaacactaacaccctcctcctctctctggctgtctcagacTTTTTCGTGGGCCTTGTGGTACTGCCTGGAGAAACCCTCCGACAAACAGGCTGCTGGTTTCTTGGTGATCTCATGTGTTCTCTATATAAATATGTGTCCTTCATCATTGCTACTACCGCAGTAGAAAACATAGTTCTGATATCAgttgaccgttatgtggctatttgtgaccctctgcattaccCCACCAGAGTCACTGAGAGAAGAGTGaaactctgtgtttgtctgtgttggctCGGTTCCTTTTTCTACTACAGTCTCTTTTTTAAGGATGATCTGACTGAACCAGGCAGATATAACTCCTGCtatggacagtgtgtgtttgtcattagCTATATTGCAGGAATTGTTGACCTGGTTGTGACCTTTATTACTCCAGTTACTGTCATCAtagttctgtatatgagagtgtttgttgtggctgtgtctcaggctcgggCCATGCGCTCtcacattacagctgtcacactgcagcgttcagtgactgtaacaacaaaatctgagctgaaagcagccaggactcttggtggtgttgttgctgtgtttttattgtgtttctgtccatATTACTGTGTGTCACTTGCAGGAGACACTGCACTAAATGGctcatctgctgcctttgttcTCTATCTGTActattttaactcctgtctgaaccctctgatctatgccttgttttatccctggtttagaaaaactGTTAAGCTCATTGTCACTCTTAAGATTCTGCAGCCTGGATCTCGTGAGGCCAACGTACTGTAA